In Desulfovibrio sp. 86, the following proteins share a genomic window:
- a CDS encoding primase-helicase zinc-binding domain-containing protein produces MPADIVDLFRELGFNPAKKTAKEWASACPSCGGKDRCSIWPEEQEGRGYYWCRQCDVKGDGIQLLRDYADMSYADACKRVGVAPVANLKAPAIPKSKIVEPFQAVSGQLGQLEGVDRDKWQAHTAKLVTWGTECLLRAPEHMAWLAARGLDADAVQRYRLGFNPGERGKNCIIRPRESWGLPSVLKDNGKPKRLWLPRGIIVPQIMPGPDGADLVERLRIRRLDVDRQEFRPEHKYHVVEGSSMDLLWLPCTAKKDTGVVVVQETELDSYMLHALAGDLTSCLASMTSNIRNMSTTVYEKLKEASCILVALDFDKAGAEGWQRWRATFPTAKRWPVPMGKDAGEAFGAGLDLRLWVQAGIPEGLRMAMPAGHAPDMTSQEGAREKDVPKVQPTVEPEQRAEQCEVQRAEHCAVQQVAASVATAAPINQRPPRPEPGISALLSTAAGPLDSLTILRRVGLTPVPDGAGDFTLSGHERWPEKDYWKLMGWLRHNGQWVQMALNDAAKGETSHARI; encoded by the coding sequence ATGCCCGCAGATATTGTTGACCTCTTTCGTGAGCTTGGGTTTAACCCGGCCAAAAAAACCGCCAAGGAGTGGGCCTCGGCCTGCCCCAGCTGCGGGGGAAAAGACAGGTGCAGCATCTGGCCCGAGGAGCAGGAGGGGCGCGGTTATTACTGGTGCCGCCAGTGCGACGTCAAAGGCGACGGCATCCAGCTGCTGCGTGACTATGCAGATATGAGCTACGCCGATGCCTGCAAGCGGGTTGGCGTAGCTCCGGTGGCCAACCTGAAAGCCCCGGCAATACCCAAGTCAAAGATCGTTGAGCCGTTCCAGGCAGTCAGTGGCCAGCTCGGTCAGCTTGAGGGCGTCGACCGCGACAAGTGGCAAGCCCACACCGCCAAGCTGGTGACCTGGGGGACAGAGTGCCTGCTGCGAGCGCCAGAACACATGGCCTGGTTGGCGGCGCGCGGGCTGGATGCCGATGCTGTGCAGCGCTACCGCCTGGGATTTAACCCGGGTGAGCGCGGCAAGAATTGCATCATCCGGCCGCGAGAAAGCTGGGGCCTGCCATCGGTGCTCAAGGATAACGGCAAGCCCAAGAGGCTGTGGCTGCCACGGGGCATCATTGTGCCGCAGATCATGCCTGGGCCCGACGGTGCCGACCTTGTCGAGCGGTTGCGCATCCGCCGCCTCGATGTCGATCGCCAGGAGTTCCGGCCCGAACACAAATACCACGTTGTTGAAGGCAGCAGCATGGATTTGCTGTGGCTGCCGTGCACCGCAAAAAAAGACACGGGGGTGGTTGTTGTGCAGGAGACCGAGCTGGATTCGTACATGCTTCATGCCCTGGCTGGCGATTTGACCAGCTGCCTCGCCTCCATGACCAGCAATATCCGGAACATGTCCACCACAGTGTACGAGAAGCTGAAGGAGGCCAGCTGCATTTTGGTCGCGTTGGACTTTGACAAAGCAGGTGCGGAGGGCTGGCAGCGCTGGCGGGCCACATTTCCCACCGCAAAGCGTTGGCCTGTACCCATGGGCAAGGACGCGGGCGAGGCATTTGGCGCTGGCCTCGACCTGCGCCTGTGGGTTCAGGCGGGCATTCCTGAAGGCCTGCGTATGGCTATGCCGGCAGGACATGCGCCTGACATGACCTCGCAGGAAGGGGCGCGCGAAAAAGACGTGCCGAAAGTCCAGCCCACAGTGGAGCCGGAACAACGCGCAGAACAATGCGAGGTGCAGCGCGCGGAACACTGCGCGGTGCAGCAGGTGGCAGCTTCTGTGGCCACAGCGGCACCGATAAACCAGCGCCCTCCCCGCCCGGAACCGGGGATTTCAGCCCTGCTTTCAACTGCAGCTGGCCCGTTGGACAGTCTTACTATTCTGCGCCGCGTGGGCCTTACCCCGGTACCTGATGGGGCGGGCGATTTCACGCTTAGTGGACACGAGCGGTGGCCAGAAAAGGATTATTGGAAGCTGATGGGCTGGCTGCGCCACAATGGCCAGTGGGTGCAGATGGCTCTGAACGATGCCGCAAAAGGAGAAACCAGTCATGCGCGTATTTAA
- a CDS encoding DNA primase family protein: MAASVAAKVQEEEASVKVDTPPAEAITPDFVAKCAGFAEKGDGILHSALFRGKLVYVPETKTWYRWIGQQWESTHIHRVEASVDEVGLKYREIAAHYDKLAQDAVDAGDEALGAKFAAAAERLRKRSGYLNSSKGVNACIKFTLANQEPLITKPDVWDKDPWLLGVTNGVVDLRTGEHRPGRPSDYMRRACPVEWSGLNAPATVWEQSLSEILGAYDGVIDYVQKVLGYAITGMSTEPLFLMLYGDRGRNGKTVIMETLKKVLGPYMGPVPAEMLLDRNVPKDPDSASPTIMNLNGLRVVWASETNENRRFSTSQVKLLSGSDSLTGRYLWDKENTEFRPTHTLFLLTNFLPRAPAHDSAFWERLRMINFPYRFVDQPKGEYDRQRNPKLEKHLEDELPGILAWLVRGCLKFQKEGLIPPVAITQWTADYRVEEDTMQLFIDHCLEQTDAEYRLSATEVYEVYQVWHKKFVSAKTVPSMHLFGRQLSAKVDRRKVGGHTYYFGYDFSEDGERMRPVSK; encoded by the coding sequence ATGGCAGCGTCTGTCGCGGCAAAGGTTCAGGAAGAAGAAGCCTCCGTTAAGGTAGACACGCCGCCAGCCGAGGCAATCACTCCGGACTTTGTGGCCAAGTGCGCAGGCTTCGCCGAGAAGGGTGACGGCATTCTGCACAGCGCCCTGTTCAGGGGCAAGCTTGTCTACGTCCCTGAAACCAAGACCTGGTACCGCTGGATTGGCCAGCAGTGGGAGTCCACCCACATCCATCGTGTCGAGGCATCTGTGGATGAAGTGGGCCTCAAGTACCGTGAAATCGCCGCCCACTACGATAAGCTTGCCCAGGATGCAGTGGACGCCGGCGATGAAGCCCTGGGAGCAAAGTTTGCCGCTGCAGCCGAGCGGCTGCGCAAACGATCTGGATATCTTAACTCGAGTAAGGGCGTTAACGCCTGCATCAAATTCACCCTGGCCAACCAGGAGCCGCTGATCACCAAGCCAGACGTCTGGGACAAAGACCCATGGCTGTTGGGCGTGACCAATGGCGTAGTGGATCTGCGCACTGGCGAGCATCGCCCAGGGCGACCCTCAGACTACATGCGCCGGGCTTGCCCTGTTGAGTGGTCTGGCCTGAATGCTCCAGCCACTGTTTGGGAGCAAAGCCTGTCCGAGATCCTTGGCGCGTATGACGGCGTCATCGACTACGTCCAGAAGGTGCTAGGCTATGCCATTACCGGCATGAGCACCGAGCCTCTGTTCCTCATGCTCTATGGCGACCGTGGCCGTAACGGCAAAACGGTCATCATGGAGACCCTCAAAAAAGTGCTTGGGCCCTACATGGGGCCAGTGCCGGCAGAGATGCTGCTGGACCGCAACGTGCCGAAAGACCCAGACAGCGCCAGCCCCACCATCATGAATTTGAACGGATTGCGCGTGGTCTGGGCTTCGGAAACCAACGAAAACCGCCGCTTCAGCACATCGCAGGTGAAGCTGCTCTCCGGATCTGACTCTCTCACCGGCCGCTACCTGTGGGATAAAGAAAACACAGAATTCCGGCCCACCCACACCCTGTTCCTGCTCACCAACTTCCTGCCGCGCGCCCCTGCCCACGACTCCGCATTTTGGGAGCGGCTGCGGATGATCAACTTTCCCTATCGCTTCGTGGATCAACCAAAGGGCGAGTACGACCGCCAGCGCAACCCCAAGCTTGAGAAGCATCTGGAGGACGAGCTGCCCGGCATCCTCGCCTGGCTCGTGCGCGGCTGCCTCAAATTCCAAAAAGAAGGGCTGATTCCCCCGGTGGCCATCACGCAATGGACTGCTGATTACCGGGTGGAAGAAGACACCATGCAACTCTTCATCGATCACTGTTTGGAGCAGACCGATGCCGAATACAGGCTCAGCGCCACGGAGGTCTACGAAGTGTACCAAGTCTGGCACAAGAAATTCGTGTCGGCCAAAACCGTGCCCTCCATGCACCTCTTTGGCCGCCAGCTCTCCGCCAAGGTGGACCGCCGCAAGGTCGGCGGCCACACCTACTACTTCGGCTACGACTTCTCTGAGGACGGCGAACGCATGCGCCCTGTCTCCAAGTGA
- a CDS encoding outer membrane homotrimeric porin has protein sequence MNVKQRKGLQRFKKSCMVALLAAGLLMGAAGGAKAIDFKAQGEWLMGFSLSNTQLTEHTTTPEGKKTKANTDDDFSAAQRLRLQLDAVASEALSGTVYFEIGTQNWGKGDEGGALGADGNNVIKLKNAYIDWVIPQTDARMRMGIQALALPNMAGGSAVLDADVAAVVGNYKFNENVGLTAFWARPVNDNFNVKDYGNGDRKAKDNYLDNMDLFAVSLPMTFDGIEITPWAMYGMLGRNALRGLDRIDENSPTPWETSDGVLGLTIPGLTPGFNYADGTPLTSRTTGKQYGNMFWAGLPVGITMFDPLNIEFDINYGYVEEMGRFDVKKRGDDNDIVRGSSARQGFVVKALVEYKMDWATPGIFGWYGSGDDGNIKNGSERMPSIAGAGNFTSFIGDGNLSWGAGPGTINDWNMSYAGTWGIGGQLKDISFMEDLKHTLRVAYWGGTNAPSMVKYMAEASSWREGYGGDGPYLTTNDGLLEFNLINQWQIYENLEANLELGYVVNMMDKDTWKKDGYYSGGGNGNFDKRDACKAQLVFAYSF, from the coding sequence ATGAACGTTAAGCAAAGGAAAGGTTTGCAACGCTTTAAAAAGAGCTGCATGGTGGCGCTGCTCGCCGCCGGTCTGCTGATGGGCGCGGCCGGGGGGGCCAAAGCCATAGATTTCAAGGCTCAGGGCGAATGGCTCATGGGCTTCAGTCTGTCGAACACCCAGCTGACAGAACACACCACAACGCCCGAAGGAAAAAAAACGAAAGCCAACACAGACGACGACTTCAGCGCGGCCCAGCGCCTGCGTTTGCAATTGGATGCAGTGGCTTCAGAAGCCCTGTCCGGCACTGTGTACTTTGAAATCGGAACTCAGAACTGGGGCAAGGGTGACGAAGGCGGCGCTCTCGGCGCCGATGGCAACAACGTCATCAAACTCAAGAACGCGTATATCGACTGGGTAATCCCCCAGACTGACGCCCGTATGCGTATGGGCATACAGGCTCTTGCCCTGCCCAACATGGCTGGCGGTTCTGCCGTCCTTGACGCTGACGTTGCTGCGGTTGTGGGCAACTATAAGTTCAACGAGAACGTCGGCCTCACCGCCTTCTGGGCACGCCCGGTCAATGACAATTTTAATGTTAAAGATTACGGCAACGGCGATCGCAAGGCCAAGGATAACTATCTTGACAATATGGACCTCTTTGCCGTCAGCCTGCCTATGACCTTTGACGGTATTGAAATCACGCCTTGGGCCATGTACGGTATGCTTGGCCGCAATGCCCTGCGCGGCCTTGACCGCATCGACGAGAACAGTCCTACTCCCTGGGAAACCAGCGATGGTGTTCTTGGTTTGACAATTCCCGGCTTGACCCCGGGCTTCAATTATGCAGATGGAACACCGCTTACTTCGCGCACTACCGGCAAGCAATATGGCAACATGTTCTGGGCCGGTCTGCCTGTTGGCATCACCATGTTCGATCCCCTGAACATCGAGTTCGACATCAATTACGGCTATGTGGAAGAGATGGGCCGTTTTGATGTAAAAAAACGCGGTGATGATAATGACATCGTACGCGGCAGCTCTGCGCGGCAGGGTTTTGTCGTCAAGGCTTTGGTAGAATACAAGATGGATTGGGCCACCCCTGGCATCTTTGGCTGGTACGGCTCTGGTGATGACGGCAATATCAAGAACGGCTCCGAGCGCATGCCGTCAATCGCAGGTGCCGGCAACTTCACGTCCTTCATTGGCGACGGCAACCTTTCCTGGGGTGCAGGGCCCGGCACCATTAATGACTGGAACATGTCCTATGCCGGCACCTGGGGTATCGGCGGCCAGCTGAAAGACATAAGCTTCATGGAAGACCTCAAGCATACTCTGCGCGTGGCCTACTGGGGCGGCACCAACGCCCCCTCCATGGTCAAGTACATGGCGGAAGCCTCTTCGTGGAGAGAAGGCTACGGCGGCGATGGCCCGTACCTGACGACCAACGACGGCCTGCTTGAATTTAACCTGATCAACCAGTGGCAGATCTACGAAAATCTTGAAGCCAATCTTGAACTGGGTTACGTTGTGAACATGATGGACAAGGACACCTGGAAAAAAGACGGCTACTACAGCGGCGGCGGCAACGGCAACTTTGACAAAAGGGATGCCTGCAAAGCCCAGCTTGTATTCGCTTACAGCTTCTAG